From Candidatus Nomurabacteria bacterium, one genomic window encodes:
- a CDS encoding bifunctional (p)ppGpp synthetase/guanosine-3',5'-bis(diphosphate) 3'-pyrophosphohydrolase, with translation MTNTEFLERVNHLIELSPKDQQQIMKALEFGANAHTGQTRASGENYFTGHCMPVAIHVAELGLSANMIIAALLHDTIEDTSITHKDIRKEFNKTVADLVEGVSKLGKLKYRGNERHVESLRKFFVAATKDVRVIILKLCDRWHNLETLEYLPEEKRKRIALESMMIHGALASRLNMGKLTNAINDLAFPYAMPEEYEKTLSLRESFLKQEDKVIEQMYRDMLRVLTDSLGYTPKIDRRKKGIYSFYKKLERKEWNTDQIHDMIAIRAIVKTDADCYKALGAVHAKWRPVQGRVKDYIASPKPNGYQSLHTSVFTGRGNVLEVQIRTEDMHQFAEFGIAAHHTYKADTKSARKNEFDWIDQLGDIKQDESVDDYLKDLRTDFFADRIFAMTPRGDVIDLPRGATVLDFAFAVHTDLGMSAQGGKINGVYKALKTPLESEDIVEIVPGKKTHPTTDWLNWSITNLAHSRVRKKLGLQRKFVPNKKAKTSSAK, from the coding sequence ATGACAAACACGGAATTTCTCGAGCGAGTTAATCATTTAATCGAGCTGAGCCCAAAAGACCAGCAACAAATTATGAAAGCCCTGGAATTTGGCGCTAACGCTCACACCGGGCAAACTAGAGCTTCTGGAGAAAACTATTTTACTGGCCATTGTATGCCAGTTGCAATACATGTAGCCGAACTTGGATTAAGCGCAAATATGATAATCGCCGCCTTGCTGCACGATACAATCGAGGACACCTCAATAACCCATAAAGATATTCGGAAAGAATTTAACAAAACCGTTGCTGATTTAGTCGAAGGTGTTAGCAAGCTTGGTAAGCTAAAATACCGCGGCAATGAGCGACATGTAGAATCTCTGCGGAAATTCTTTGTAGCTGCCACTAAAGACGTTCGGGTGATTATTCTGAAATTATGCGACAGGTGGCATAATCTCGAGACGCTTGAGTATCTCCCAGAAGAAAAACGCAAGCGGATCGCTCTAGAAAGCATGATGATTCATGGTGCGCTTGCCAGCAGGTTGAATATGGGTAAATTGACCAATGCCATAAACGACCTAGCTTTCCCCTATGCCATGCCCGAAGAATATGAAAAAACTCTGAGCTTACGCGAAAGTTTCCTAAAGCAAGAAGACAAGGTTATCGAACAGATGTATCGCGATATGTTACGTGTCCTTACCGATAGTCTAGGATACACTCCCAAGATAGACCGTCGCAAAAAAGGAATCTATAGTTTCTATAAAAAGCTCGAGCGTAAAGAGTGGAACACCGATCAAATACACGACATGATCGCAATTCGAGCAATCGTAAAAACAGATGCAGACTGCTATAAAGCACTTGGAGCAGTTCATGCAAAATGGCGACCTGTTCAAGGGCGAGTAAAAGACTATATTGCCAGCCCTAAGCCAAATGGATACCAGAGTTTGCACACGTCGGTTTTTACTGGTCGGGGTAACGTACTTGAAGTCCAGATACGCACCGAAGATATGCATCAATTTGCTGAGTTTGGTATTGCTGCTCACCATACCTACAAAGCCGATACAAAGTCTGCCCGAAAAAACGAATTCGACTGGATCGATCAACTCGGCGACATTAAGCAGGATGAGTCGGTTGACGATTATCTAAAAGATCTTCGAACAGATTTTTTTGCCGATAGAATTTTTGCTATGACGCCTCGCGGTGATGTGATCGACTTACCTCGCGGTGCAACGGTCTTGGACTTTGCTTTTGCTGTTCATACCGACCTCGGGATGAGTGCCCAGGGTGGAAAAATAAATGGCGTATACAAGGCACTCAAAACACCTCTCGAAAGCGAGGATATCGTCGAGATAGTCCCAGGTAAGAAAACTCACCCTACAACCGATTGGCTTAACTGGTCTATAACCAACCTTGCTCATTCGCGCGTACGCAAAAAACTCGGCCTACAGCGCAAATTTGTGCCCAATAAAAAAGCCAAGACTAGTAGCGCGAAATAA
- a CDS encoding serine hydroxymethyltransferase, which translates to MKDEVLTKLLALEILRQRQGIELIPSENYVSKDVLEALGSVFTNKYSEGYPGQRYYAGQENTDQVEQLAIDRAKKLFKADHANVQPHSGAQANEVAYNSWCDPGDTILAMDLSHGGHLTHGHPVTMLARQFNFVRYGMKDISTGELDYAAIRKLAKKHQPKIILVGFSAYPREPDYAKFAEIGNEIGAVLMADIAHIAGLIAAGVVKNPFDYGFHMMTSTTHKTLRGPRGGLILTRGKVTNPLKKPEKTIENLPTLVDRTLFPGVQGGPHMHAVLAKAVAFGEALAPEFKLYSKQILLNASHLASELKKRNFKLITGGTSNHMMLIDMLGSRRIDGAEAETALEAIGITSNKNAIPDDTNPPFRPSGLRLGTPAVTTRGLTEEHMELIADWIDRAISSRSSKKQLAELRQQTKEFISRY; encoded by the coding sequence ATGAAAGACGAGGTGTTAACTAAACTATTGGCTTTAGAGATCTTGCGTCAGCGCCAAGGAATCGAGCTTATTCCTAGCGAGAACTATGTCAGCAAAGATGTTCTTGAGGCGTTAGGATCGGTTTTTACCAACAAGTATTCAGAAGGCTATCCCGGACAGCGCTATTATGCCGGGCAAGAGAACACCGACCAAGTCGAGCAATTGGCTATAGATCGAGCCAAAAAGTTGTTTAAAGCCGATCATGCTAACGTGCAGCCGCACTCTGGAGCACAGGCCAATGAGGTCGCATACAACTCTTGGTGCGATCCAGGCGACACAATATTGGCGATGGACTTAAGCCATGGCGGACATCTGACTCATGGCCACCCAGTTACGATGTTGGCTAGACAGTTCAACTTTGTGCGCTACGGCATGAAAGATATAAGTACAGGTGAGTTAGACTATGCGGCTATACGCAAGCTAGCTAAAAAACATCAACCAAAGATAATTTTAGTTGGTTTTAGCGCTTACCCACGCGAACCAGATTATGCAAAATTTGCTGAAATTGGGAACGAAATAGGCGCAGTATTAATGGCCGACATTGCCCATATAGCCGGATTGATCGCTGCCGGTGTAGTTAAAAATCCATTTGATTATGGTTTTCACATGATGACTAGTACAACCCACAAAACTCTACGTGGCCCACGGGGCGGGCTGATTCTTACTCGAGGTAAAGTTACTAACCCACTAAAAAAACCAGAAAAGACAATCGAGAACCTACCAACTTTAGTTGATCGGACACTCTTTCCCGGAGTCCAGGGCGGGCCACATATGCATGCAGTTTTGGCCAAGGCGGTCGCATTTGGCGAAGCCCTAGCACCAGAATTCAAACTCTATTCAAAACAGATACTCCTAAATGCAAGCCACTTAGCTAGTGAGCTAAAAAAGCGTAACTTTAAGCTGATAACTGGTGGGACCAGTAATCACATGATGCTGATTGATATGCTTGGTAGTCGCAGGATTGATGGCGCCGAAGCCGAAACGGCACTTGAAGCAATTGGCATAACAAGCAATAAGAATGCCATACCAGACGATACAAACCCGCCTTTTAGGCCGAGTGGTTTGCGTCTTGGCACACCAGCAGTTACGACGCGTGGACTTACCGAGGAACACATGGAATTAATTGCCGACTGGATCGACAGGGCAATCTCTAGTCGAAGCAGCAAAAAACAACTTGCAGAGTTACGCCAACAAACCAAAGAGTTTATTTCGCGCTACTAG
- a CDS encoding UDP-N-acetylglucosamine 1-carboxyvinyltransferase, giving the protein MTTVNQKIGILIQRTRQQRNITQADLAKLIGTSQSAINRIEHGKQNLSLETIARISDALDKQLMKVSDSVSLRIHGGKELHGAIEVNTSKNAAVHLLCASLLNSGTTRLKKVARIEEVFRIIEVLQSIGVDVKWHGADLEIKPPKKLDLTNLNADSARKTRSIIMFLGPLMHLSHQFEIPYAGGCKLGKRTIQAHSYALNELGLNIETANETYQITANPRKALRPIVMYESGDTATTNILLAAAKTPGKTIIKMASANYMVQDICLYLRELGVQIDGIGSTTLTVHGVSHINKSVTYSPSEDPVEAMTFIAAAVTTNSSILVRRAPIDFLELELLKLEKMGLKFDVSAAYSADNGYTQLVDVRIFKHNGSLQALADKIDSRPFPGLNIDHLPYFVPIAATAHGRTLIHDWVYENRAIYYTELTKLGADIELADPHRAFVTGPTKWRPTDMVCPVALRPAVINLIGMLAAPGVSVLRNIYTIARGYEDIAERFNSLGADIEVIHDL; this is encoded by the coding sequence ATGACAACTGTTAATCAAAAAATTGGCATACTTATTCAAAGAACACGGCAGCAACGCAACATTACCCAAGCAGATCTCGCCAAACTAATCGGCACTTCACAGAGTGCCATAAATCGAATCGAACACGGTAAACAGAATTTATCACTCGAAACAATCGCCAGAATTAGTGACGCCCTCGATAAGCAGTTGATGAAAGTAAGCGATAGTGTCAGTCTAAGAATTCATGGTGGCAAAGAACTGCACGGAGCAATTGAGGTCAATACCTCGAAAAACGCTGCCGTTCATCTCCTCTGCGCTAGTTTATTAAATTCTGGTACAACTCGGTTAAAGAAAGTTGCTAGAATCGAAGAAGTTTTTAGGATTATCGAAGTTCTCCAAAGCATTGGCGTCGATGTTAAATGGCATGGCGCAGACCTAGAAATAAAACCACCAAAAAAACTCGATCTAACAAATTTAAACGCAGACTCTGCTCGTAAAACACGTAGCATTATCATGTTTTTGGGCCCACTCATGCATCTGAGCCACCAGTTCGAGATACCATACGCAGGTGGCTGCAAACTTGGTAAGCGCACCATCCAGGCCCATAGCTACGCCTTAAACGAACTTGGACTAAATATTGAGACAGCCAACGAGACATATCAAATTACCGCCAACCCTAGAAAAGCATTACGTCCGATTGTCATGTACGAAAGTGGCGATACGGCTACAACCAATATCCTGCTTGCCGCCGCTAAGACTCCTGGCAAAACCATCATTAAAATGGCCAGTGCTAACTATATGGTCCAGGACATCTGTTTGTATTTGCGTGAGCTCGGTGTCCAGATTGACGGTATCGGTTCTACAACCCTAACAGTCCATGGTGTAAGCCATATTAACAAATCTGTTACATACAGCCCGAGTGAGGATCCTGTTGAAGCAATGACTTTCATTGCGGCGGCCGTGACCACAAACTCGTCAATCTTAGTCAGACGAGCGCCGATTGACTTTCTGGAGCTCGAACTCCTCAAGCTAGAAAAAATGGGTCTTAAATTTGATGTTTCAGCCGCTTATTCGGCAGACAATGGCTACACTCAGTTGGTCGATGTTCGCATATTTAAGCATAATGGAAGCTTGCAAGCGTTAGCCGACAAGATAGACAGCCGGCCATTCCCAGGTCTGAATATCGATCATTTACCATATTTTGTACCAATCGCCGCGACAGCTCATGGTCGAACTCTAATTCACGATTGGGTCTACGAAAACCGAGCGATTTATTACACCGAATTAACCAAGTTAGGTGCCGACATCGAGCTTGCCGATCCTCACCGCGCATTCGTAACTGGACCGACAAAATGGCGTCCGACAGACATGGTTTGCCCAGTGGCATTACGGCCAGCGGTTATCAATCTGATTGGTATGTTAGCTGCGCCAGGTGTTAGTGTATTGCGCAATATTTATACAATTGCACGAGGCTACGAGGACATTGCCGAGCGCTTTAATTCGCTTGGTGCCGACATAGAGGTTATCCACGACTTGTAG
- a CDS encoding MgtC/SapB family protein yields MNPDDLNILMKVIVAVSLGGLIGIEREIARKPAGIRTHMFVAGAATTVMSISGVLINEFALAHGSVQSDPVRVIEAVIVGISFIGAGTVLKSEKSHNVYYLTTAASILFAATIGITVGLDRIFLAFALTLLVILINAAVGNIEQKVLGKDRHEVDNVKE; encoded by the coding sequence ATGAACCCGGATGATCTAAATATACTTATGAAAGTCATTGTGGCCGTGTCGCTTGGCGGCCTGATTGGTATCGAACGCGAAATTGCTCGTAAACCAGCAGGCATCCGAACTCATATGTTTGTAGCTGGTGCAGCAACCACAGTAATGTCAATTAGTGGCGTCTTGATAAATGAGTTTGCTCTTGCGCATGGCAGTGTTCAGTCTGACCCAGTCCGAGTAATCGAAGCGGTGATAGTTGGTATTAGTTTTATTGGCGCTGGTACAGTTTTAAAAAGCGAGAAAAGCCATAATGTCTACTATCTCACCACCGCAGCTTCAATTCTATTCGCAGCAACTATCGGCATAACTGTTGGCCTGGATAGAATATTTTTGGCTTTCGCACTTACTCTTCTAGTGATTTTGATTAACGCCGCAGTTGGCAACATCGAACAAAAGGTGCTAGGCAAAGACAGGCACGAAGTCGACAATGTCAAAGAATAG
- a CDS encoding VIT1/CCC1 transporter family protein: MILKGVKRSVPQIVYGGVDGTVSTFAVIAGAYGAGLDERMTFILAAANVGADGFSMAVSAYLSARAARKRRPRWMAAVTFSAFCILGGLLIIPYAIDLAITMSRLVTFLMSCGFAITSFVIVAAIKSRVDKTTLWVSIQEVIALGTVAAAIAYFLGDGLERLIS, from the coding sequence GTGATTCTTAAAGGTGTCAAACGATCGGTGCCCCAGATAGTCTACGGTGGTGTTGATGGCACGGTTTCGACTTTTGCAGTTATAGCAGGTGCATACGGTGCAGGTTTAGATGAGCGTATGACTTTTATATTGGCAGCAGCCAACGTTGGCGCCGATGGGTTTTCGATGGCTGTTAGTGCCTACCTGTCGGCACGAGCGGCTCGCAAGCGTCGGCCACGTTGGATGGCTGCAGTAACTTTTTCTGCTTTTTGCATCCTCGGTGGATTATTAATAATCCCATATGCAATCGATTTAGCAATTACAATGTCGAGGCTAGTAACCTTCTTGATGTCTTGCGGATTTGCAATAACTTCGTTTGTAATTGTGGCAGCTATCAAGTCGCGGGTCGATAAGACTACTCTCTGGGTAAGTATCCAAGAAGTTATTGCCTTAGGTACAGTTGCGGCTGCCATAGCTTATTTTTTGGGTGACGGTCTTGAAAGACTGATTTCTTAG
- a CDS encoding AarF/ABC1/UbiB kinase family protein: MARQKQSIAAIKRYRAARMGKILTRAFYLHRRGKKDELTDFMANEMVALGGVYVKFMQGVLLQSEFMKRWRSPDKLKIFERLESEPLNIVEILNTEIPAKYLKDIVEIQPQPFAAGSFGQVYYGKHANGKPIIVKVLRPMIRETLKFDLKLLSGFSKALSKRMYQNASLDMGQAFKDFTEATLHETDYVAEKEFAIEQYQHYKDHPKLVIPETYPELCSENIITQEYIGGISAAYLVGLVQQGVDPIKYVEEQLGSDLELQLKTLAYELILGVFTMPRIQGDPHPGNVKLLPENKVALIDFGISARSTDSKGAYFGLLKEYDKLNKGKFDMISLFTNTLRFFGGDLYRALLKLGNTFASNVDMNKELSRVVSTNFKILSGGMDIKETIKNPKAITILNRIANKDNKFGFVVKIESTEMLRAAQSVVTLLDSLGMYQKVVPEVYDAIIKKVEAEMPEIATEQDPSISTDRAIDIVSNWLERVADRDPALFKNLMEKMHMKQSVKAVKNHPTSVKSEENDEKQSTE, from the coding sequence ATGGCTCGGCAAAAACAGTCTATTGCCGCGATTAAGCGTTATCGTGCTGCCCGAATGGGTAAAATTTTGACACGTGCATTTTATCTGCATCGGCGCGGTAAAAAAGATGAACTAACCGATTTTATGGCAAATGAAATGGTTGCGCTAGGTGGTGTTTACGTAAAGTTCATGCAAGGTGTTCTACTTCAGAGCGAGTTCATGAAACGCTGGCGAAGTCCAGACAAGCTCAAGATTTTTGAAAGACTCGAAAGTGAACCGCTCAATATTGTCGAAATTCTGAACACTGAGATTCCTGCGAAATACCTAAAAGATATCGTGGAAATTCAACCACAGCCTTTTGCGGCTGGATCTTTTGGCCAAGTATATTATGGCAAGCATGCTAATGGTAAGCCAATAATCGTAAAAGTGTTGAGGCCAATGATCCGCGAAACACTTAAATTCGACCTCAAGTTACTAAGCGGATTTAGTAAGGCTCTTAGTAAGCGAATGTACCAGAACGCTTCACTGGATATGGGGCAAGCTTTTAAGGACTTCACAGAGGCAACTTTGCATGAAACCGACTATGTCGCCGAAAAAGAGTTTGCAATCGAGCAGTACCAACACTATAAGGACCACCCTAAACTTGTTATTCCTGAAACCTACCCAGAATTGTGTTCCGAAAATATCATTACTCAGGAATATATCGGTGGCATCTCGGCTGCTTACTTGGTTGGACTCGTTCAACAAGGTGTCGACCCGATAAAATATGTCGAGGAGCAACTTGGATCAGACTTAGAGCTACAGCTAAAGACTCTGGCTTACGAACTGATTCTAGGAGTCTTTACAATGCCAAGGATTCAGGGCGATCCACATCCTGGAAATGTTAAGTTGTTGCCAGAGAATAAGGTCGCATTGATTGATTTCGGCATATCGGCCCGCAGCACCGACAGTAAAGGCGCTTACTTCGGGCTACTTAAAGAGTATGACAAGTTGAACAAAGGCAAATTTGACATGATTAGCCTGTTTACGAATACTCTGCGTTTCTTTGGTGGAGACCTATATCGTGCACTACTTAAACTCGGTAATACCTTTGCTAGCAATGTCGATATGAATAAAGAGTTAAGTCGAGTAGTGAGTACGAATTTTAAAATTTTGTCTGGCGGTATGGATATTAAAGAGACCATCAAAAACCCCAAAGCTATTACGATTCTTAATCGGATAGCCAACAAAGACAATAAGTTTGGATTCGTGGTCAAAATTGAGTCAACCGAGATGCTTCGGGCTGCTCAATCGGTAGTAACCTTACTCGACAGCCTTGGCATGTACCAAAAAGTGGTGCCAGAAGTGTACGATGCAATAATCAAAAAAGTCGAAGCCGAAATGCCCGAGATTGCTACCGAACAAGACCCAAGCATCAGCACCGACCGTGCAATCGATATTGTCTCGAACTGGCTCGAGCGTGTCGCCGATCGCGACCCAGCCCTATTCAAAAACTTAATGGAAAAAATGCACATGAAACAAAGCGTTAAGGCTGTTAAAAATCATCCAACCTCTGTAAAATCTGAGGAGAATGATGAGAAGCAATCGACAGAGTGA